A genome region from Pristis pectinata isolate sPriPec2 chromosome 4, sPriPec2.1.pri, whole genome shotgun sequence includes the following:
- the LOC127569857 gene encoding LOW QUALITY PROTEIN: uncharacterized protein C3orf38 homolog (The sequence of the model RefSeq protein was modified relative to this genomic sequence to represent the inferred CDS: deleted 2 bases in 1 codon) produces MSCFSLTQRRGCSEILESLSFSNLLALKDTVANKVNAWTKDEAISVILNNSQGAEELLKRKKVLREEILKYLIKHGVNTSTSSDKQQLINDALFYWMKLEMNRKPLTAQTNPHLLGQNRRKHWGKNQKNTESAVTKSLATVVMKSRELEQIRQAEEQKKEKKEQARRREEQQGRQEQILKQAQGPMAMQMNIHMNIIPYQHPPQLVAGEGSEYKEMGKEFCQWFFQLLNSQNPSFGQQAEDWGPQHFWEDAILHLTYCIQETQIEQHQSSASVSLRLLSLVKHEQLLFNPNISQSGIKCAASPHGVVAIAVAGTIHKNCQCVGIFEQVFGLIRTHFCGNNWKIRHINLQVKAFNDLQGITQPSVSVQMPALQAHVNELSALLK; encoded by the exons atgtCCTGTTTTTCGCTAACCCAAAGAAGAGGTTGCTCTGAAATCCTAGAATCTTTAAGCTTCAGTAATTTGCTTGCACTGAAGGATACTGTAGCCAATAAGGTAAATGCATGGACTAAAGATG AAGCCATCAGTGTCATTCTGAACAACAGCCAAGGTGCTGAAGAGCTCCTGAAGCGCAAGAAAGTTCTGCGAGAGGAAATATTGAAGTACCTAATTAAGCATGGTGTTAATACATCTACTTCATCAGACAAACAGCAACTTATTAATGATGCCTTGTTCTATTGGATGAAGCTAGAAATGAATAGAAAGCCATTGACAGCTCAAACAAATCCACATCTTCTGGGTCAAAACAGAAGGAAGCATTGGGGCAAAAATCAG AAGAATACTGAAAGTGCAGTGACAAAATCACTAGCAACAGTTGTCATGAAGTCAAGAGAACTGGAACAGATCAGACAGGCAGAAGaacagaaaaaagaaaagaagGAACAGGCAAGGAGACGAGAGGAGCAACAGGGAAGGCAAGAGCAAATACTGAAACAAGCGCAGGGTCCAATGGCCATGCAGATGAATATACATATGAATATTATACCG TATCAGCACCCACCTCAGCTAGTGGCAGGGGAAGGCTCTGAATACAAAGAAATGGGCAAGGAGTTCTGCCAATGGTTCTTCCAGCTTCTGAACTCTCAGAATCCTTCCTTTGGACAACAGGCAGAAGATTGGGGCCCACAGCACTTTTGGGAAGATGCAATCCTTCACCTTACCTATTGTATCCAGGAAACCCAAATAGAACAGCATCAGAGTTCAGCAAGCGTCAGTCTGCGCTTGTTGTCCCTGGTAAAGCATGAACAACTGCTCTTCAACCCCAACATCAGCCAGAGTGGGATTAAATGTGCAGCTTCTCCACATGGAGTAGTCGCCATCGCAGTGGCTGGCACCATTCACAAGAACTGTCAGTGCGTGGGCATTTTTGAACAGGTCTTTGGGCTCATCCGCACACACTTTTGTGGAAACAACTGGAAAATCAGGCATATTAACCTTCAGGTGAAAGCTTTTAATGATCTGCAGGGCATCACCCAACCCAGTGTATCTGTTCAGATGCCCGCTCTACAGGCCCATGTCAATGAATTAAGTGCACTTCTTAAGTAG